ACAAAACAAAGACGGTTCCGAGCGGTTTTCTGTCGATTATTGTCCAGATAATCCTGATCGACGCTATATTCTCTCTGGATTCGATTATTACGGCCGTCGGGATGGTAGACGACATTGTTGTAATGATAGCGGCCGTAATCGTTTCTGTGGGCCTAATGATGCTTTTTGCGCCGGTTATAGGGCAGTTCGTAGGGGGCCACCCGACAATCAAAATGCTGGCGCTATCCTTTTTAGTGGCGGTAGGGGTAGTTTTGATCGCCGATGGTTTCGGACATCACGTTCCAAAAGGCTACATCTACTTTGCCATGGCGTTTTCTGTTTGTGTGGAAATCCTTAATCTTCATGTCAGAAAGAAATTTACAGTTTAGTCGGGCTTAGAAACCCAAGCGCTTTGAGAGTAGGCAAAGTATTAACGCCTTTGCGTTACCGCCACGGCTCACTCAAAAATATGCTTGACATCTGGTCATTCACATATGTAGTCTAGCCGAGTTTCTCAGGACAGTTTTCCAAAGACAACCCCAATATACACTACAGGCCTTTTATGTCGTGGTCAGACGCTCTTTTCGGGCGCCAACCATGTCTGAGTTGTTTCACATGCGCTTTTCTCGGTCAACGTCAAATACATCCTCAAAGGAGTCTAGAGATGACTGGAAAGAACAAGTGTGCGATTGTGTCGACTGTCCTTTTTCTTCTTTTATCAATGGTTTCAATGTGTTGTGCTGCGGAGAAACCCATCATTATCGGGGCTCCCCTTTCAACGGCTTTTCTGTACGGCTGGGACGCTGAACGGGGAATCAAACTAGCGGTAGATGAAATCAACGCTGCCGGCGGTGTAAAAGTCGGCAATGAAAAACGGCCATTCAAGGTTGACGTTATAGATACCCGTGACCTTGAACCAGGCGTCCCTGTCAGTGACGCTCTTCTGGCGGTCGAAAAGCTCATACTGGAGAAAAAAGCGGATTTCCTTATTGGTGGTCCGGTTCGATCCGAGGCCGCCCTTGCCGCAATGCCCCTTCTGGCCAAGCACAAAAAGATTTCCATCCTTACCACTGGCTCGCTGACGCCCAAGTACCACGAGACGGTTGGACAACAGCCTGACAAGTACAAATACTGTTTCAGAATATCAGGTGAAGCCAAGTGGATGGTTATGGGTGAGATCGTTCCGTGCCTCGAATACATTGGCAAGACATTCAACCTTAACAGACTCATGATCATGGTTCAGGACGTGGCTCACGCCAGAGCTGGTGGTCAGATACTTAAAACGGTCATGGCCAAGAAAGGCTGGACAGTGTTGGGCGATCCGATTGTATATCCTACCGGGACCACAGATTATTCGATGGGATTGCTCGACGCTAAGAAGCAGGACGCTCAGGTTATCATAATATGGATGGATATGCCCGAGTCCGCTATTCTTCTCAAACAATGGTATGACATGAAGGTCCCGGCGCTCCCATTTGGAGTCATAATAGCGGCGGCTGAACAACCCGGCTTCTGGAAGGCTACCGAAGGAAAAGGCGAATTTTGCCTCGCAAACGTGGTCAACGCGGGCAACGTGCCGAGTGAAGCCTCACCCTGGACGATGAAATTCGTGGACGCCTACAAGAAAAAATACGGTCTGGAACCCGAGGGATACGGCACTTCGTCAAGCTATATGGCCGTGTATGTTTTGAAAGACGCTATAGAAAGAGCAGGATCTCTTGATCCTGACAAGGTCGTGGACGCCATGAAAAAAACTGACATGATGGGCGTTTACGGAAGAATCAAGTTTGACCCCAAGACCAATCAAATCGTTCCAAGCCTGGATCCTAAAGAAGGGGCGGTGGGAACTATCTTCCAGTGGCAGGCCGGCAAACGCATAGTTGTGTTTCCGCAGACTATTGCTACTGGCAAAATCCTTCTTCCTCCATGGATGAAAAAGGAATAACAGCCGACTGAAAACTAGGGACCCCGATCAGTATGGAGATCCATGTTTTTCAATCTCCCGTATCGGGGTCCACCTAGAGGATCTTTAATGGACATCATCATCTACGGGATTATAAACAGTGTGTCACTGGCTCTCATGGCTGTGGGTTTCACCCTGGTTTACGGGGTCAGTCGGTTGCCCAACTTTGCCCACGGTGCGCTTTACGTCCT
This Desulfomonilaceae bacterium DNA region includes the following protein-coding sequences:
- a CDS encoding TerC family protein, giving the protein MLDTLLNPDAWVAFFTLTALELVLGIDNIIFISIIVERVPENRRNLARRTGLFLAMFMRIGLLSILSWLISLTTPLFKILNNEISGRDLILIFGGLFLLWKSTREIHQMLDFESEKQDKTKTVPSGFLSIIVQIILIDAIFSLDSIITAVGMVDDIVVMIAAVIVSVGLMMLFAPVIGQFVGGHPTIKMLALSFLVAVGVVLIADGFGHHVPKGYIYFAMAFSVCVEILNLHVRKKFTV
- a CDS encoding ABC transporter substrate-binding protein, which encodes MTGKNKCAIVSTVLFLLLSMVSMCCAAEKPIIIGAPLSTAFLYGWDAERGIKLAVDEINAAGGVKVGNEKRPFKVDVIDTRDLEPGVPVSDALLAVEKLILEKKADFLIGGPVRSEAALAAMPLLAKHKKISILTTGSLTPKYHETVGQQPDKYKYCFRISGEAKWMVMGEIVPCLEYIGKTFNLNRLMIMVQDVAHARAGGQILKTVMAKKGWTVLGDPIVYPTGTTDYSMGLLDAKKQDAQVIIIWMDMPESAILLKQWYDMKVPALPFGVIIAAAEQPGFWKATEGKGEFCLANVVNAGNVPSEASPWTMKFVDAYKKKYGLEPEGYGTSSSYMAVYVLKDAIERAGSLDPDKVVDAMKKTDMMGVYGRIKFDPKTNQIVPSLDPKEGAVGTIFQWQAGKRIVVFPQTIATGKILLPPWMKKE